TCTCTTCGTTCGAAATTATCAGCACATCCTTTATTCCGGCGAGCATAAGAACCGAAAGAGGATAATAAATCAGCGGCTTGTCATAGATAACCGCAAGCTGTTTACTGTAAACTTTTGTTATTGGGTAGAGCCTTGATCCGGAACCTCCGGCAAGAATTATACCTTTCATAGACTTCCTGTTTTAAAAATTAGAATAAATCGAAAAATAAATTTAACAGATTTTTGATTTTACCGGAAATAAATTAGTATAAAAATGGTTCTCCGGTTTTTGAGAGGAGGAATTTGGGGGGAGTTAAATTTAAAACCGCAGAGGCCTCAAAGACCGCAAAGGGGTCATGGGAAAAGGAATATTAGCTTCTACAGTAGTGGATTGGTTTTTTCAAGAAGAGGTTAATAAACCGGCTCCATCCTTCATTATTTTGAACCTTTTCACTTGACAAAATCAATTAATCAGAACCACTCTCGTTAAATAGAAATCGTACCTGTTCAAGTTTTCGACTTATTGTCTCAGAATCAGGCAAATATTTTACGAAATCAGCAGGAAGATTCGTTCCAGTGGTATATGTAGATACTCCGATAGGATGATTGGAACTGCTTAATGAATACTCAACTACAGTTTTATCTTTGTTTTTACAAATAATAATCCCTATTGCATCATTCTCACCTTCTTCCTTCAGGTGTCGATTTAATGCCGTCAGATAAAATTCCATTTTACCTTTATACTCCGGCAGGAAATCTCCAACTTTTAGTTCTATGGCAATTAAAGATTTTAATTTCCTGTGATACAACAACAGGTCAATATAATATTCATTCTCCCCGACCGTTAACTTGTATTGACTTCCAACAAATGTAAACCAATGACCCATCTCCTCCAAAAACTGACGAATATTTGCCAGAAGTGCATTTTCCAACTCATATTCGCTATGTGCCTCTGATAATTCGAGGAAGTCGAAGGTATAGTTGTCTTTAATTGCCAACAAAGCCTGATTCCTGTAGTCAACTGCGATTGTTTTATCAAAATTGGTTTGGTTCAACAAATACTTTTCAAACGATTTGTTGTCTATTTGATGAACAAGAACATTTTTTGACCACCCGAATTTTTTGGTGTGAAGAAGATAAAATTCTCTTTCAGAATCTTCCTTACACTTGGAAAAAATAATCATATTGTGCGACCAGCCAATTTCTCCAACCAGTGGTTGGAGATTTGGTTTATCTTTGTACTCAAGATAAAATTGTCGCATATACCATAAATTCGATGCTGAAAAACCCTGAACACCCAGGTTGGATGCCTTCAGATCAGAACTCAATTTTTCAACGATCGACTTCCCCCATCCTTCATCCAGTTGCTTCTTAACAATGATTTTGCCCAAGTCCCAATATAGAGAGATCAGCTCATGATTTACAGTTTTTAAGGCCTTATATTTTGCCTCATTAATCCGCTCCTTAATTAAAGAAAGCAACTGTTCGTATTTTAAATTTTCGTCAAAGTCATTCATCGTCATGTTGAAATCTTAATAATTTTAACCAAAATGTTAGATTAAATTGCAAAAGCGAAAATAACTAATAACACCCGAATTTGTATTCTCTTAAAAAGATTGCATCCGGTACAACCTTTAAAAATTCAAATGGCTTTGAGCCCAGGCGGGTTCAACAAAAAAAAAGGCTGCCCCTCTTCGGAACAGCCTTAAATTCAAAGTTTAAGCCTTCAAACAATCAGCTCATAGCTCATACTTCATAGCTAACAGCTATTTAGCAGCTCTTTTTCCCATGTCTCTGTCGAAAAGATAGAGGGAATTTTTCGATTCGCCGATCATTTCGAGTTTGGTTACAACTGCGAGAGCTGATTCCTCTTCTTCGATCTGCTCTTCAACAAACCAGTTGAGGAAGGTGTTGGTCGAGTAATCCTTTAGCTCATGAGCGAGTTCAACAAGTGAGAAGATGCTTTTTGAGATATACTGTTCGTGTTCGAAAGCAGCTTTTAATCCGTCAAGTGCACCATTCCACTCGCTTTGTGGTTTTGCGATCGCTTCAAGGGTCACTTTACCGCCACGGGTGTGTACATGATCAAAGATCTTCATTGCGTGAGCATATTCCTCACTCGCCTGTACTTTGAAGTAGGCTGCAAATCCTGAAAGATTTATCGACTCATAGTAAGTGGCAAGGCTTAAATATAAATATGATGAGAACATCTCTTTATTGATCTGTTCATTTAATACTTTTTCCATTTTTTCGCTTAACACGGTTGCCTCATTTTTTTTGTTATTAAAATTCAAAAAATTGTTTTTTTATATATCAATATAGTAACAAAGAATTATTGTTTTGTGTTCAACTCAAAAGATTCAATTTCTTCAAGGGTGTCGGGATTTATGGTTTCAACTGTAACCCTGTCACCATCCACGGTGATGAACACGAGAGCATTCCGTGTAGTGAACGACTTGCAATACTCACTCCAGGGGAGTTTTTCCTTCGCATAGTAGGGTGCACCGGCAGCTCCGTTGTTGATCTGAAAGATTGTCCTGCTCAGCTTCACTTTTTTCTTCTCCCAGTTTTCAGGATACATCTTCATTTCAGGGTTTATAACAAGGTGGTTATAGTTGTGCTCGTCACCTGTGAAAACAGCTCTGGTTTTCTTCGACTGATTAACCATCAGATCGAGGAACAAGTCGCGTCTCTCGATAATGCCCGTCTCCACCTCCTTGCCGGCAATTCTCGCTCTCACGGAATTGTTGCCCGAGTACCACATATCATCGCCGGAATGCCCGCCATTCGGAAACAATGGAGTGTGAACCGATACAAAAATGTGCTTAATTCTATTGTCGGCTTCATATTCGAGCAATTTCTTCGCAAACCAGTTGTACTGATTCTCCATTATATACGCATGCGGATTTCCCGAAAGCCCCGGATTAGCCTTAACATCGGGAGAAAACCAGTAATTCGAGTTCATCACAATCATCGCACTGTTTCCAAAAGTGTAGCTGTATGCTGTTTCACTGTATGATGGAAAGTCGGTGGTTGAAGGGTTCGGATCATATTTCGATCCGTCCTCTGAGAGCAGTTCCTCGTTAAGAGGATTCACCAGCTCATCAGCAAATACAGTCTCTGCCGAGAGTGAGTCGAAGGGGAAACGGTCAACCCGCAGATACCGGGCGGCTTTAGATTCATCAATAAATCTGATGTGCTGCCCCTCGTGGTTACCCATCGTTGTGTAAATCGGGAAGTATGCTGCGAATGGTTGTACCGCATTTTTCCAGTTTCTGAACTGCAGTCTCTGCTCCTCCGGGTTGTATGAGTAACCGTTGATCAGGTCACCCGTGAACTGCATGAAATCCACGCCTTTTTGTGCAGCGAGAGCCATTATTTTCCGCATGATGTAAACATTTGAGCCAAAAAGACTCCTCTCACCACCCCCTTGGGATGCCCTCGAATCGCTTGCATACGCGAATGTAAATTTGGAATTGTCGCCCTTTTTAGGGGCAGTTTTAAACTTTTGCTCGAATACTGTGTTTCCGGCTCTTACAGTATAGATATATTCAGTGGAAGGCTGAAGTTCCGTCACCAAAAGTTCATGTTTTCTGCCGGACTCAAGCTCATATTCCCTCTTCCCTACCGTAACTGAGGGCTCGCAAACAAAATTCGTTCTTAATGAAATGATGGCAGAGTTTTCGGTCACGACATTCACAAAAGGACCGTCCACTATCGTGTTTGAGACCATAAAAGGTTCGCCTGCGACAAACTCCACCCTCCCGTCATACAACATTGCACCCGACGAACCGGTGATACGGTATCCGAGCAAACCATATCCTTTAGCCTGCCACTCGATCATGTCGTATGTGCCCGAGAGAGTCCCCTTGATATCAACGGAGCAGACTCCTTTTTCTATCGCCACACTTTTGTTAAACCAGACAGGGAGCGGATACTTCCCGTCACCCACGGGAATCAAACCGTAGTAAAGTGTCCCTTTTAGAAGTGTATCTCCAAAATTGAAGGAAAGTCCCTTTGCATCGCCCGAAATGCCAGAGATGAATTTCTCCACATCATAACGCGGATTGCCGGCTTTTTCGTATAACTTTCTTCCATCTTCCTCGAAATAATAGAGTTTTTTGCCGGTGTCATATTTGATATTTGAATACGAGGCAGGCACTTCCTGACTGAACCCGATTGAAGAGAAAAGAGTAAAAAGAACTGCTGTTGAAAAAAGAAATTTGTGCAAAACAGAATCCGATCAGGTTTCATTATGATGATTATCAATCCAAATATATTAATTTTTTCCTCAATAATAAATTTTTTCTCAAAACTGAACTTTTATGTCTCAATTTCATGGCAGCATCTCCCTGGAAGATGCCTCACTTACACTCTTTTCCGGTAATATTGAACTTACAAATCTCTCTTCAGGTCATGTTGCCCCAAATCTTTTTTTCTCGTTCGACGATGATAATAAAGGTTTTTGCGTTGCCGGAACAGGGATTTCGACTGACGGGAGAATTACGAGATTATTAACGACTGATGACTGGGGAAGAATTCTGGAAGCTGAAAAAATTTATGAAATCTCCGGTCATTTCGCAGGTATCCAATTCGATGAAAAAAAGATAGTTCTTTTCACCTGTCCCTTTGGCTTGCGAGACCTTTATCTCCTGAAAAAAGATAACCGTCTCCATTTCACCACAAATTACCACACTCTCTTTAAAATTGAAACCCCTGAGCTTAACCCCGAGGCTCTCGGAGGCAGATGGCTCCTCTATAACCAATTGGACAGTGATAGTCTTTTCGTCAATTACAAGCGACTCAGTTGCGGCGAAAAACTGGTAATTGACAGGAAATCCTTGTCAATCCGAAGTGAATTTCCATATCCTTTCCCGGCTTTGAACTCCGAAATTGCAGATGAGCCGGTCAGAAATTTTATTAACGCCATTAATTCCATCTGCTCGTTAAACAAAGGAACCGCTCATCCCATCGAATTGAGTCTCTCAGGCGGGTTGGATTCGAGAGTCCTGCTCAGTCTGCTCATCCGAAGCAAAACACCTTTTTCTGCTCACTCATTCGGAGAACCGGATAACCCCGATGTGGCGATGGCAAGGCAACTCTGCGAACGAACCGGAGTGAAATTTACAAATTACACACCCGATGAACTGACCATCGAGAGCGCTATACAGGATGTACGACTCCAGGCTCGATATTCTCTCCTTAACCATCCGGCAACCTCTCCAAATAACCTTGGCTACTACAAAAAAGTAGTGGAGAACGGATCTCCTGTCATTATCGACGGCGGTTTTGGTGAATTGTGGCGGCGGCAGTTTTTCTACAAGCTCTCTCTGATGGGTGGGAAAGCATTTTTCAGAGGAAACCGTGAGAGTCTTATCCCTTTTCTTTCACATCATAGAGCTGATATTTTTCGTGCCGAAGTATTAAACGAAATGGAAAAGGGTTGCTCCAAATCTCTGGACAGAGTATTTGCTGAAAACCCCCAACCTGAAACCATGGGAATTGACAACTGGATTGATCTCATCTCACTGCGGACACGCCTTCCGAACTATTATTCCCAGGAACAGACAATGATAGACGGAGTTGCCATTGCCATCATGCCTTTCGTTCAAAAAAATGTGCTCGATCTGCTTTTCTCGACACCTCTCGAACTGAGGAGAAACAGCTCCATGCTTAAGCGAATAGTAAGGAACATGGCTCCGGAACTCACTTCGTTGCCGCTTGTGAAGTCGGGAACAACTGTGCCGTTCAGCCTCGGCAGTCTTGGTTCACGGGTCTGGTCAAAAGTTTCCTCTGTTACGGGGAAAAAAATTTCTCCGGTTGAAGATGAAGGAACCAAAAAACTGGTTTTGTTAAAGGAGTTCGTCTGTGATCTTGCAGGTTCGGGGAAGGTGAGAAACAGCGGATTGCTCGATGAAACGAAAGTTGCGGGAATTCTGAAATTCTACGACGGCGACACTTCAAAAAAGGATGAACTCGCCTGGCTCATCTCTTTTATTGCTCTTCTGGATATAATGAAGCCATAAACAACAAAGCCGCGGGTTCCCGCGGCTTTGCACAATTTATTTTTAGTCTTTCATGCGGTTTCCTTTTTCTTCACGAATGAAGATCCAGGAAACAACCTTGCCTACATCGATTGTCTCGAAGTAGTTCCAGTATTGCTCTGTTCTCACATGCAACGAACTGGTATCATCCTTTGCAATCGCATCAGCTTCAGCAATTATTGCTTCAATTCTCGATATCCAAAGTTCCCAGTTTTTGGGTCGAAGATCGATCCAGCCGGCTTCAGCCCATTTTTCGAGATTGTCAGGAGTAATCTCCAGCTCTGTCTCCGCTCCGAAAACGGGAATTTTCATCAGGTTTCCGCGCAGCAGATCTTTGCCGTCGTTCATCAAAACGGGAATGCCCACCGAGATCGCTTCATTTCTGAACTTTTCGTTGTCGAGAATGAACCTGGTCGAGAGAGTTGTAAGCTCTTCGGGAGTTTTCTTCACAATCTCCTTCATGTTTCCACAGGTGCGTTTCAGAATTTCGATCTCGAAAAGAAGTTTCGAGAGTCTCGGTGGTCCAAGCATCTCAAAAGCCACTGATGCCACACCATGTTGCTCTTCCAGTTTGGAAAGTTTTGCCACGGCGAGATGCTGCATGTAACCTGCTCTGTACGATGGTTGCATGTTCGCATTGTCCAGGGCGTTTATGATGTCGTGTCCGGTGTTTCCTCCCATGATTTCGAAAACGGTGTTGTTTGCAATCTCTTCGGGAGTAACAAATTCCATCTGTTTTTGTGCAGTAATGGCTTCAAATTCGCCACGGGAGAAGATTCCGTTTTCACCTGTATCGATGTAAACCGATCTTAAAACACCCTGCCGTTCAAATTTTCTGCCGGTCTCCTTGTAAATCTTTCCTTCGAGCGGAATTGCGGAATCGAGCGGAATATCAAATATCTCCACTTCCTTCCCCTGTTTCCTGATGGTGCCGAACTCAATTTTTTTCCATGCAATCGCAGCAGCGGGTTTTATCTCCTTTGTGATTGCACTGTCGGGGGTCCTCGCCATAAGGAACAACAGAAGTGTATGCGCACCGGCGATTGCCGACTTGCTTAAAAGCACCCTCGAAGGTCTCTCTTCGCTGTGGGTGTAGGGGATGTTCAAACCCATGCCGCCCGTACCCGAAGTACCAATCTTCAGATATACCTGTGTCTCGAAGTGGTGCATCGAATTGTAAAGCACCTGAATATGCCTGATCAACTGCGGAATGTAGAGCACTGCTACAAGTTTTTCCGTCTCGGTAACGAGCTGATCGCGGTCTTCCGACTCATAAAGCACCTTTTTCAGATTTTTGTAAGCCGTGAAAATATCCTGATAAGCAATACCCGTTGCGGTGTTGATACAGTCGATTATGATGTCAGGTTTGTGTTCCTCCAGCAGTTTGTAAAGCGACTGAGCCTTCAACACCTCATCGGAAAGATCATCCATCACATCACTTATTATCGTACGCCTCATTTCAGG
The sequence above is a segment of the Bacteroidota bacterium genome. Coding sequences within it:
- a CDS encoding short-chain dehydrogenase, giving the protein MDIYGKKVLVLGGWGLVGKAITRRLMVEKPAGIIITSLKESEAKEEVEYLKKTYPEAGEGFFVPWWGNVLVRDEYKDLSRQEMLADPEMRRTIISDVMDDLSDEVLKAQSLYKLLEEHKPDIIIDCINTATGIAYQDIFTAYKNLKKVLYESEDRDQLVTETEKLVAVLYIPQLIRHIQVLYNSMHHFETQVYLKIGTSGTGGMGLNIPYTHSEERPSRVLLSKSAIAGAHTLLLFLMARTPDSAITKEIKPAAAIAWKKIEFGTIRKQGKEVEIFDIPLDSAIPLEGKIYKETGRKFERQGVLRSVYIDTGENGIFSRGEFEAITAQKQMEFVTPEEIANNTVFEIMGGNTGHDIINALDNANMQPSYRAGYMQHLAVAKLSKLEEQHGVASVAFEMLGPPRLSKLLFEIEILKRTCGNMKEIVKKTPEELTTLSTRFILDNEKFRNEAISVGIPVLMNDGKDLLRGNLMKIPVFGAETELEITPDNLEKWAEAGWIDLRPKNWELWISRIEAIIAEADAIAKDDTSSLHVRTEQYWNYFETIDVGKVVSWIFIREEKGNRMKD
- a CDS encoding metallophosphoesterase family protein, with product MHKFLFSTAVLFTLFSSIGFSQEVPASYSNIKYDTGKKLYYFEEDGRKLYEKAGNPRYDVEKFISGISGDAKGLSFNFGDTLLKGTLYYGLIPVGDGKYPLPVWFNKSVAIEKGVCSVDIKGTLSGTYDMIEWQAKGYGLLGYRITGSSGAMLYDGRVEFVAGEPFMVSNTIVDGPFVNVVTENSAIISLRTNFVCEPSVTVGKREYELESGRKHELLVTELQPSTEYIYTVRAGNTVFEQKFKTAPKKGDNSKFTFAYASDSRASQGGGERSLFGSNVYIMRKIMALAAQKGVDFMQFTGDLINGYSYNPEEQRLQFRNWKNAVQPFAAYFPIYTTMGNHEGQHIRFIDESKAARYLRVDRFPFDSLSAETVFADELVNPLNEELLSEDGSKYDPNPSTTDFPSYSETAYSYTFGNSAMIVMNSNYWFSPDVKANPGLSGNPHAYIMENQYNWFAKKLLEYEADNRIKHIFVSVHTPLFPNGGHSGDDMWYSGNNSVRARIAGKEVETGIIERRDLFLDLMVNQSKKTRAVFTGDEHNYNHLVINPEMKMYPENWEKKKVKLSRTIFQINNGAAGAPYYAKEKLPWSEYCKSFTTRNALVFITVDGDRVTVETINPDTLEEIESFELNTKQ
- a CDS encoding PDDEXK nuclease domain-containing protein yields the protein MNDFDENLKYEQLLSLIKERINEAKYKALKTVNHELISLYWDLGKIIVKKQLDEGWGKSIVEKLSSDLKASNLGVQGFSASNLWYMRQFYLEYKDKPNLQPLVGEIGWSHNMIIFSKCKEDSEREFYLLHTKKFGWSKNVLVHQIDNKSFEKYLLNQTNFDKTIAVDYRNQALLAIKDNYTFDFLELSEAHSEYELENALLANIRQFLEEMGHWFTFVGSQYKLTVGENEYYIDLLLYHRKLKSLIAIELKVGDFLPEYKGKMEFYLTALNRHLKEEGENDAIGIIICKNKDKTVVEYSLSSSNHPIGVSTYTTGTNLPADFVKYLPDSETISRKLEQVRFLFNESGSD
- a CDS encoding ferritin, which produces MEKVLNEQINKEMFSSYLYLSLATYYESINLSGFAAYFKVQASEEYAHAMKIFDHVHTRGGKVTLEAIAKPQSEWNGALDGLKAAFEHEQYISKSIFSLVELAHELKDYSTNTFLNWFVEEQIEEEESALAVVTKLEMIGESKNSLYLFDRDMGKRAAK